aaaatttaatcggaagcgcatcgtacgaataagcatcggacgaggcctgccggacgaggcccagcacgaagccaggccatcgcccagcaagccaagcgcgccgcacaaacagcaaggccaggcccagcaggctgcgcgcaacgcgcagcgcgcacagcgcgcacagcacgcgcagcgcgcagcgcgcacagcgcgcacagcacgcgcagcgcgcacagcgcgcgcacagcgcgcacagcacgcgcagcgcgcgcgggcgctgagtaggctgctgctcgcgcgcacgcatgaggcccatcgtggctgccgtgcgtgtgtgtgcaagtgtttgtgttcgtgcacgtttcccaaaacatgcagagttcggttaatgattaaattcctaattctatttgataaattaattaaattagagttcttgtaggattctaggtttgattaatttgtatttgaataggattacgattccctttccataccgctataaatatgaggctagggctcacaatttataacacaagtttcaaagtattcaaagtgagtttttgagagaaaattcaaacacacatcttgctcaaattgccgaaattttctagtaccttaagggcgattctagttggtcaatcttaaggcggatccggacgtgctgtggactatctacggagggacgacacttggagtcctaaagacttgttcttgttcggttcgggcgcagctagggaaggcacgcaacaaagagtatgcatctaatctatgctaaatgattatgtgtaaataatatgttttcctgggtttatggttttttccgcatgatttatgaattgtcatatgtatcataacctcacagaaAGTGCACCAATGAAAGATCTGATTTTTCCATCCCATAGAGAAGATCATCAGAGATATCCACGTTACCCAAGTCAATTGTGCTAATATATTTTCAATTCGGTCAAAAAAATCTGCGGCAAAGATAAGAGATCTGAGGGAATGACTATTTTCCGTTGCAAAAGACAgggcagtttttttttttttttttatttagtcaAGTGAAATTTGGGCGGGCAATTTTTCAGGAGAGTTTTGGGCGGTGAAATACCCGCTGTGAAGAGGAAAGTGGCGGAAAAACTGAAAACATTTCCCTCCTAAAGTATAACATTTTCCACCTAAATCAAAAAATAGTAATCTGACATGTCCTTCACCCATTGCATTTTAAGTCCAGTCAGCTTAAAACCATTTTATGTGTATGAACTCCCCTCCGCAAAACCCACACATAAAACCATTCTAAGATGAGTCATCATAAAATGTTCACCAATTGGGTACCATTGCCAGCTAATGTCCTTGTCACTGCCTAGTCATCTCAAATATTTTCATTgccattttgaatttgaatttcaaataaaagagatgaatatttttttttttttttgtcgatGAAACCAAAGAGTTTCATCTCCTCAATAGTTTTTGATCTGATTATTATCTTATAATTATCGAAAATAGAATCATTGTTTTGGTTAAGTCTTCTTTTTCTTCGGAGCTTTTTTGTTAATGGAGTGTAGTAATTTTTCATTTTGTCGATGTTTCCAATGTTGAAATTGGTTTGTTTTTAATTAGTTCACCGTAGTTTGCTCTTCATATTTTGTAATTTGatcaattttttgtttaattttgtcaatttcaaaCATGATTTGTGTTGACAAATCTATAGAAATGGAGTATTGCAgggaatgaaaaaaaaaattgtaaaacaaaagaaaagggtTGGGGATGGGGGTGGATTTTCTAGGGAAGAATATTAATGCGCGTTTCTATATGCTCAAGCCAGTACTCGAACTCGTGACCAGCGTGCAAGCAATGCTCTATGTTAATGTTGTAGTTGTGACCATTGTGACGTGAGGCCGAAGCCATTGTTGGTTTTGCGTAGAAATTGTATTTGTTTGGTTTCAGTATCTGTAAAATACAATGTAAATTATATTGTAAAAAAGGAAATCgctgatttattattttttatacaaTTAAAATTCTGAAATTGTATTGTGTATAAACTTTAGTTAGTGTAAAGATTAAGTTGTAATATAAATTagaacatgtattttttttatgaatttCTAATGAACCTATTTAATCCATTACCACTCAATCCGTTGTTTTGTACAATATATGTTTTGGAGTTTGGTTATCGCAAACATGTTTGGAGTAAAATTCGGGATTGAGTCGGTATTAATCCAAGTTTAAGATTGTCAAACATTCACCCAACTTCCTTAATACGTTACTTTAATGTATGCAACATCAAAAGGTTTCCATAGAATTAGTTCAAATACGTACAACAAAAACTAGGTTATTACGAAGTCGATCAGAATTTTTGTACCGTTACACGCATCCTTAGTTCCAGAACTAGGCCACCACATTGTTTACAAAATCTTGATCTTCCATATCGATGTAGGCCTGATTGTAATGCATCTCATTCACAACATCTTGGGCAGGGCCTGCTACAAAATTTAAATGTTGGAGAAATTGCGGGAATACTAGACTTAATATGGGTTGCAAATGTTTTATTATAGCCTTAAGAAATTATTTAACATGTTGTGctatttaattttattgatgAAATCGTAGTACAGATTGGGATGAATGCAAGTTtatgtgtttttgtttttttattacaCACTACTGTATTGTTTCCCGCCTATACTAAGGGCTATTGCTGCATCCAATCAACTAACGAACCAATACCAGCATGAGCAATTAGTAGCCGGATCCACCATAGATTTAACATTAATTTACATATGAAGTGTGTATGCGTTTTTAATTTCCTCGATGTTATTTGGTTTATCATGtatacatattaattaaatGATTTTCTTATTATTGGTTTTGGGGTACGTATGTGTCCATATTATTGTTATACATAGTTTACATAAGTGTCTTGCTAATAAGGTTGGCTAATCCTCGTAACTAGTTCATTTAAGTGTCATGGTACTAGGTTATCCGGGAATGAGAATCGCTCGGGACACATGAAAGGGTTGGCTTAGACGATGAGTTTACTTAGGTGTCATGGTACTAGGTTATCCGGGAATAAGAATCGATCGGGACACATGAAAGGGTTGGCTTAGACGATCGAGTTTACTTAGGTGTCAGTGTACTAGGTTATCCGGGAATGAGAATTGTTTTGGACACATGAAAGGGTTGGCTTAGACGACCGAGTTTAGGTGTCAGTGTACTAGGTTATCCGGGAATATGAGAATTGTTTTGGACACATGAAAGGGTTGGCTAATCCTCGTAACTAGTTTCCTTAAGTGTCATGGTACTAGGTTATACGGGAATAAGAATTGTTCGGGTCACATGAAGTGTTGGCTTAGACGATCAAGTTCACTTAGGTGTCATGGTACTAGGTTATCCGGGAATGAGAATCGATCGGGACACATGAAAGGGTTGGCTTAGACGATGAGTTTATTTAGGTGTCATGGTACTAGGTTATCCGGGAATGAGAATCGACCGGGACACATGAAATGTTGGCTTTGATAGAGGGAGCTTACACATACTTTAGTTGTCCATAAAAACACACGAGACACTAACATACtcgaaaaaattaaaacaattacATCGAAATCACCATGTAATTAATAAATACATTAATACCGAGCTTGTTCATTAGTGATAGAAATATTTGAAAAGAATGTAACATAAAtaacaatttaattattattaatttgtaaGGAGGGTGCATATGTAGGatgttatttatattttccttttattttcatCAAAAGTTAATTTGAAAATTGGAAAAGCTTACACCTACTCACCTACATGTCGGACGAAAGGTTGGCTAATCCTCGTAACTAGTTCACTTAAGTGTCATGGTACTAGGTTATCCGGGAATGAGAATCGATTGGGACACATGAAAGGGTTGGCTTAGACGATCGAGTTTACTTAGGTGTCAGTGTACTAGGTTATCCGGGAATGAGAATTGCTTTGGACACATGGAAGGGTTGGCTTTGAGAGGGAGCTTACACGTACTTTATTTGTCCATAAAAACACACGAGACACCTAACATACtcgaaaaaattaaaacaattagATCGAAATAACCAtctaattaataaatacatTAATAACGAGCTTGGTCGTTAGTGATAGAAATATTTGAAAAGAATGTAACATAAAtaacaatttaattattattaatttgtaaGGAGGGTGCACAAGTAGGatgttatttatattttccttttattttcatCAAAAGTTAATTTTACTAACACCCTTATCCTTGTACTCCTTCTTTATCCTATTACCAATTACAAACAACTCAAAACCCGTCATGTAAGCATAACGATGGTAAAATTCACTAAACTCAAGACCGGACTCAAAACACATTCCTGGACAAGAGGTGGTAGGCGTAGTTGAATTCACAATAGTTCCTTCTCCAACGACAGGTTCAACATTAAGGTCTATAGTAACCATTGTACTCTGGAATAACAAAtgaaattaaacaagttaattattaatacaaatttaaataaatcataCAATGCTTTTATACATATAAATAGGTATATCATGGCTTTGAATAGAACTATTAACTTGGGTTTTTGAATGACCACTTATCCTACCATTCGAAATGCTATGAGGCCCCACATCCATTCCCCCCCCAGAAACCTCGGCAGATTCTTCACTTAAAACGTTATTCGTGAGATTCATGTCACCTTCAACATGTTCCTCTGAAACATCTTCCCCTATGAATGACAGTACATTGGATGCTTGTTTCTCCAATACATCACTCCAAATCGAGTCCTTAAGTCCTTCAACAGTATCTCTCTCTACCAAGTGCATCTCGTTTGGAATTTGTTCATCCAATTCACTCCCTTCACTTGGAGAGCTTTCTCCTTTCTCAATCTCACGCGCATGTCTTGCCATCATCTGTATTTCCCGAATCTTAATATCCACATCAATGGATGCAGTCTCCATACTGTACATATAGGGGAAGATTAATTGAGGCGGGAGTCTCCGATACATTGGATGCTTTTATAGTCTCCGATGCATTGGATGCTTTTAtacaaatcaaatttaattcaaataaacaaataattaattgatataataaaatatcattttgtttttaattatacatatacaattaattaaattaaaatggttAACATACATAAGTTATCCACGAAAATAAATGTTTATACACACACGGTACATAGGTTTCTCCGTCAACTTCAATCAACAACATTGGTTACTCCGCTTGATTAATTAATGGTTCATAGATTATACGACAATGATAAAATCACAATACATTAATAAGGATTATATTCAGGAAAAAAATTTActaagaaaaaacataaaacGAGAACAAATTTGTAGATAACAAAGTTAAAAGATTACTTAGTAATTGCTTTGTATTACATGAGAAGTAGAAATGGAGTTCATGAATATTCACCTCTTACAACAAGCCTGGTAAGTGATAACCTTCTGTGGATACTTAATGTTCACCTtcactttttttcttttttttttttttttttttggggggtatTTAGGCGGGGAACTTTTCAGAGGAGTTTTGGGCGCTAGAATACCCGTTGTGAAGAGCAAACTGGCGGAAAAAATGAAAacctttccctcctaaaatataCCATTTCCCACCTAAAACTAAAATTTACAATCTGACATGTCGTTTACCCATTACATTTTAAGTACAGTCAACTTAAAACCATTTTATTGTATGGACTCCCTTAACTCTCTCTTTAAGCACCGCTAGTCCATCACATAATAGTAAAAAGTGATGTCATAATGAAGATGACAGGAAAAAGAATGAAACTACAAGGTCGAGAATTAAGGATATTCAACCGCAGGAAGACCAGCAGAGAATCTATAATTTATTAGAGCCTCAGTGATTTTATACATCACAAAAGTTGCAGTCGATGAATTTCATTTCAGCTACTCAATTGATGATTACATTGTCACGTTCTCGGATAGAACACCCAGTTCACATTTCCAGCTATGAAAGAACCTTGATAACGAAGGTAAATGATGGTAAATattactcccttcgtattttaaaaagagatacactctGACCGGCacgtagttttaggagagtgatttgaattaataaaaataggataaaagtggggtagtgggtgaattatttatcATAGTAAAAAGATAATATGAATAAATGCAGGAaccacaagaaagagagaaatattaatataatgggAAGTggtaggggtgtcaaatcgggtcatcggttcggtttcggttcgggttcatcggttcgggttgaaaccgGTTCATTTTGCTATCAGTTCGATTCGATTCAGGTTGAAAAATTAACGATTCGGTTCGGGTTCAGGTTATGTGGTACGGGTTCATATCGGTCAGGTTCATATCGGGTGGGGTCATATTTGGTCGGGTCATAAACGGGTtaagtcgggttcatatcggttcgggttcatatcggtcGGGTTATAATCGGGTCGGATTATAATCGGGTCGGGTCCATTCGGTTCGGTTTGTTAACGGGTTTAGCCTGCTTGTAACCGAATCGGGTTTATATCGTGTCTGGTTCATGTCTAATCAGATCAATTCGGATACAAATTTTTAAACAATGTCGGgttattactaaaatcacaattttcaatGCGTTTATATTGTAATATCAACATTATTAAAGCAAAAAAGGTAAAAGAGGCAATAAAATTTGATTACGTGATTTATAActaatgttattttcttttttgacgaACAACTAATGTAGTATGTTCACTatctaattaatttcataaacttaattaagaaaAGTCAGTCAATGTCTTTTATTATGTCCTGTAATATTTATTAATCATATTATTAAAATGGAATCAAAATCATCTATATTAAAATGGAATTAAAACGATCCGGGTTGTAAACGCTCCGGGctgtaaacggttcgggttataaacagttcgggttgaaacagttcgggttgtgaACGGGTTTTTccgggttgaaacggttcgggttgtgaACGGGTTTTccgggttgaaacggttcgggtagaaataaatcgggtcattaacggttttcgggtcattaacggttttcgggtccattcggttcgggttcaaacggttcgggttgacgCATGACGGTTTGTTATCGGGTATCGGGTCTTAATCGGGTTAATATTCTCGAAACGGTTCGGGTTCGAGTTGAATGTTATCGGTTCGGTTTGTTTTCGGTTTCAACTAACGGGTTATTAACGGTTCGGGTTATTAACGGTTCGGGTTAACCCAGCGGGttcaacggttcgggttgaaaattGACAGCCCTAGGAAGTGGGGACCAAAACATGTCAAGAAAGGAAAGTatatatctctttttaaaatacgacattttaaggaaagtgtatctctttttaaactACGCAGGGAGAATAAATATgtaaattttatttatgctATGATTCCTTACTTGTGTATACTTAAGAATCCTTACGATACAGAGAATCCTAACtataaacaattaaaacaacaCAACATAGATACAATGAGTGCAAATGTGGCTTGAAGTGTTTTGTCCAAGATGGCATCGAGGAGTGTTGAAACAGACTTGCCCTGCCAAACACCCCCACCAACAACCCCAAAaggaaaattattttttataaaaaaggaaTTAAAGAAATAAGAGAAAGAAACAACAGGAAAATAACATATACAGTTTCATCACTATAGGTTTTGGAGCGAGAAGGGATGGGGAAGCAAAACATATTCTACGTAGCTACATGGACATCCCACTAACCTGGTCTAATGTCGTGCAAGCACTAACCAATGGGCCAACAGGTAAGACATCATGAAGCTGTCCCTTCAACTTCTTCAACTCTTCTTGTGCTTCCGAGAAAGACTTATTATCCTAATCACAAAGAAAAACTTTGACTCGAACTGATGCCACATTCAAATTTTTACAATACATGAAACTACCAAGACTCCAAGAGAGTCTCCATGGGAAAATGTCAAAAAACTTATATCCAATTCAAGATTAAGCTCCACTTAAGGCCTATatcaaaaaagagagaaaatttaCTCCCCAAAAATATCGAAAAAAAGTTAGTTTACCTTCCAGGGTTCAATAGAGGAtagaactgttaggttatgatacatatgacaattcataaatcatgcgaaaaaaccatttagccaggaatacatattatttacaaagAATAATATGGAAGTGCATAGTGGAGATAAAATCATATTGCAACGCCGACAGGATACAAAGCATGTTGTTGTATAATTAGCCATTTAGTTGCAGATAATACAATAAAGATATTTGAACATACCATGACCACAGTACATAGGCTGGTAAGTGAAGAAAGAGAACGAAGAAGCAAAACCACTAAACCACCACCTTCCACAGTTTCGATAGTTCTTGCAAGGATATTTGGCGTCAAAGCTTCAAAATCCTAGACAAGGATAAAGAACTCGTATGAGCATTAGCAGGCTGAACACAAAGATTAGATttctatataaaaaaattagttgAAAGAAAGAAGCATCCACCTGCAGAATACACATGCCATAAGTATTTCCAAGTATCCTCTCTGAATCGCGATACAAGCAATGAGAGACCACTCCGCTctcaataaataaagaaaaaggatCAACCTTTTCGGGATCAAGTAGTCCCCTTTGCATCATCTTCTTCACTTGCTTAACACGTTTTTTCTTATGACTGCTGTACGGGGTCATATCCAGCAAGGACAGAACACTAGTGGCAGAGCAAACTCTGACACCCAGGACACacctaagtcaaagaaagaCTCCGAGCTCTAAACCAAGCATATACGACCCAGGCAGATCAAACCTCCCAGATCACGTATAGGACACAGAGCATAGCTCGACAAAGCTGCATCAGTCCAAGAAAGGACCTGTAGGCTAAACGACAACGacaaggaataaagtacatcgCCGTCATACACGTGGCAGCATCCGAGTAGGCCAAAGTacagaatagtacgcctataaatagcACCCACATCACTCGTGATGGGACACATTCTTACACACGATACTTGCTCCACCTTCTCTCTATATTCCCTCTCTAAAGACTTCTTATctatttgctgacttaggcatcggagggggtttcctcggttaaacccccgaggttagctcaCGTTTGCTCTGCTTGACAGGGCCAAGGTGCTTCGGAACATCCTCCCACTTCCATACTCGGAACAAGTGGCTctagaaggaggggacttcCCAGACCTTGCTTCTCAAAGATCTACCGTCCCACATAATGACCGAGTCAAGCGAACCGGTAATCCAACAGATAGAACCACCCACCTCAAAAAACAACcagaaaaccacaaacatacccTTGTTCGGAATGCCTCAAAGTCTTGGTCCGCCAAGAGAAACACCACAACCCAGAGCTATGGCAACCCCTAGCCAGGGCCAGGGTATCCCAATTCCAACCAGTGCCTCGCTAGCACGACTGGGGGTACAGTTCTCACCCGACCAGATGCGCACAGCCATAGAAGTCCTGACATTCCTTACTCAAACAACACCACGAGCCCAGGTCATGAGGACAGCCCCAGAGGTTGAGGTTGAGCAGAGGAGAAAACGTCCCAGACCCC
This Spinacia oleracea cultivar Varoflay chromosome 6, BTI_SOV_V1, whole genome shotgun sequence DNA region includes the following protein-coding sequences:
- the LOC110778338 gene encoding RNA cytidine acetyltransferase 1-like; the protein is MRKKVDDRIRTLIEHGVKAGHRSMFVIIGDKSRDQIVNLHYMLSKSVVKARPSVLWCYKEKLELSSHKKKRVKQVKKMMQRGLLDPEKVDPFSLFIESGVVSHCLYRDSERILGNTYGMCILQDFEALTPNILARTIETVEGGGLVVLLLRSLSSLTSLCTVVMDNKSFSEAQEELKKLKGQLHDVLPVGPLVSACTTLDQMMARHAREIEKGESSPSEGSELDEQIPNEMHLVERDTVEGLKDSIWSDVLEKQASNVLSFIGEDVSEEHVEGDMNLTNNVLSEESAEVSGGGMDVGPHSISNGRISGHSKTQSTMVTIDLNVEPVVGEGTIVNSTTPTTSCPGMCFESGLEFSEFYHRYAYMTGFELFVIGNRIKKEYKDKGILKPNKYNFYAKPTMASASRHNGHNYNINIEHCLHAGHEFDTIDLGNVDISDDLLYGMEKSDLSLCRSMLALEHKEHTHFDVVRSTDPTLRKAITQINIFKEHRQIVQYVEPQYHVRVSQADLLIIDEAAAIPLPVVKSLLGPYLVFLSSTVNGYEGTGRSLSLKLLSHLEKQSHSPATGVISGHSGSSLFTFCRGILKKDVFVLYLFPLEKLLLGWINVICDSALLILKKYLGVTLKNLPFYLNVTSNLDLSFACLLTS